Part of the Salmo salar chromosome ssa10, Ssal_v3.1, whole genome shotgun sequence genome is shown below.
GTGTGATAGATAACTAAAGCTTATTTTATTCAACTCCATTGGTGCATGCACTGCATTATGCATTACACATGTGCTTTTTACTATCTATGGAAAAAATATAGCTTGGAATCTCATAAACTGtatgcattttttgttttttcTTCGTGGATTTGTGCAGGTGACTGTGTATCATAGCCTTCCCTGACAAATTGCTAGAGTGCTTAGTAGATGTTGGGGGATGGTAATGAGAGACAGTGCTGAGTTTCTTGGGATGTAATGTGCAGGAACCCCATGCAATGAGTtattgttttgtgatttttggttTATATAGAATATATGTATTTTCTATGTGAATGAATGTTCTTAAATCTTGTGATTTTCTTTTAAGTTGAGAGGGGATGACTGTCTTTTCTGTTGTGATGAAGCCTGTGTTTAGACACTGGTTCCGCTGTAACGTTACTGTTCTGATTCTCTAGAAGGGACGGAGTCCCTTGAGAGGGGaatgtggtggatgaatcagaattagttgggtaacatagatatataagatgttttattagtataatatgtttatgtgagatacttgtcattagaaagtgtcctttggattctggtgtctttcagttgcacgttccccttagctggggctcagtcacttggggcccagagaggggagaggtcagacttgtttttttacatgtctctgttgctatgcagaatatcagcaagagaggaggacagaatgaaactgtcttcatatgtgaatgtgtctttacctattcttaaaccatgtgaagggatggcgtgattaatggggaaccaattatttgtctccacaatgtctgtgcgcaagtcactcccctcagtgagcttgtccaggagtggaaaCAAGAGGTgtcttactgaggatgggcctctatgagatagcactgacagaggagagttaTGATGTATTttgattattaaagatgtagttaactcggactggtgtgtttgtaactctcctcatttggtaatgtagaaattagccaccacaggagtgtgtcacttgagtgggttgagtcacttgaatgggttgagtcactgacgtgaccTTCCTGTCCTGGTTGGCGCCCACCTCGGTTTCGTaccatgggggagatcttcgtgggctatactcagcctggtctcagggtagtaagttggtggtttgaagatatcactctagtggtgtgggggctgtgctttggcaatgtgggtggggttatatcctgcctggttggccggGTCAGGggatatcgtcggacggggccgtaatagtttgtgtcggggggctagggtcagtctgttatatctggagtatttttcctgtcttatcctgtgtcctgtgtgaatttaagtatgctctaattctctccttctcctcccggtggacctgagccctaggaccatgcctcaggagtaCCTGGcccgatgactccttgctgtccccagtccacctggtcgtgctgctgctccagtttcaactgttctgcctgcggctatggaaccctgacctgttcaccggacgtgctaccttgtcccggaactgctgttttcgactctcaactgcacctgctgtctctaaccctgaatgctcggctatgaaaagccaactgacatttactcctgaggtgctgacctgttgcaccctctacaaccactgtgattattctTTTTTGgcactgctggtcatctatgaacatttgaacatcttgaccatgtagTGTTATAATCTccccccggcacagccagaagaagactgaccacccctcagagcctggttcctctctaggaatCTTCCTAGGTTCTCgcctttcttgggagtttttcctagccacagtgcttctacatttgcattgcttgatgtttggggttttaggctgatgTAAaaggatgttccccaatgctggaaggggggccttGATTGAACATTTTTGGGAACCCCTGTATTAGCGGACTGATATAGACGTCTTCAGCATGGGCCCAAAAACATTCTGCACCCCCCACTGCAAAAAAATCacagcacccccacccccaaactacttcccgcAGCTATATCTACACCACAACTGCAACCCACCCCACCAATGGTACTCACTGAAATCGACAGCATTAGCTTTCACATCTGTATCTGGCGTCATCCCTGGATCAATCCTGCTACAATCTTCAATCTTTAAATCTCCTGAAATGTCACTCTCATGGTTTTCACAGTCCTTTGAAACAGAGAAGCGGATTCAGTTCAGTCAGAAAGTCAGTTCCCTTCAATAATTATGGAAATTACTAACTTGGCCCAAAAGCTAGGTTTGTGGTTTGGGGTACACAGCTTTTAATAGGTAGGGTGCAGAACGGTCAAAAAAACTTGTGGAATGAAGAAACTTTTAAATTGACCCTACAAGAAGCTAACCCTACAAAACATCTCAAAGTGTGTATTTCACTAAGTACGTTATTAAAAGCTTTTACTCACTTTCACATTATCACTTTCCATCTCACTGTCCTCTGTATCCGAGCATGATGATGTTTCCAACGGTTCCCAAGACACTGACATTTTCACAACATCCTCATCTTCTGACTTCAACCAGTCTTCATTCTCTTCTTCCTTAACTGTAATTAAGGCAACTTCCTCTTCATCTACTGGCAGATGGGAACATTCTTCAGACTCCTCTTTGACTGGAGAAGGCGGCAACtgacacaaaaaaacataattctaaCAACAACTCTGGGCCTTGTAAGTGGGCTTGCAAAATGTTGAGTAGCTACAAACCTTTACTTTGAGATATGTCATGCCTTTATGTCCACGCTCTTGGTCTGTGACTCCATAGGTGTCTGAAACTGTGTCAAATGAGGGATCTTGTTCATCAGGGTCCTCCTTTAGACAGACCTGGGATGTTTCAACTCCTAACGACACAGCTGAAATCGAACATTCTTCAGCCTCCTCTTTAACCTCACTCCAATGCAGTGAGTGATCCTAGAACAGACCATGGTTGGTGTTAGAAGAATAAACAAAATTTGACCAATAAAACTTCTTCATGGATAGCCGATTGTTTAAACTATTGTAAAATGTAATTGTTTCTCACTTTGAAGAATGCATAAAATATGGTTTAACATACAAAACGCTCTTCTGGTTGACCACTGCTTTCATATGTCCCATATTTATCCATTGGATCCATCTTCAGTAGATGATGAACAGACTCGTGACCTGTCAATAACAAAACAAACCACCCAAATGTTAAATAAGATCAAAAGGCTCAACAAAGCCCATATGAAAGTCAACAACGGCACCAATGTTGACGTTAGCAAAGGGAAATTCCATAGTAACGGAATTATGCTGAGATTGAGATTTTTTAACTTtgaaatgtatgtcaaacaaaaacaatTGATTGCAAAGTGTAAAGCTGTGCTCCAGCGATTGTGCTCCAGCGATATCccaagtatacagtgcattcggaaagtattcagaccccttgactttttccacattttgttacattacagccttattctaaaatggattaaattgttttcccccctcatcaatctacaaacaaaaccccataatgacaaagcaaaaccaggtttCCTCttgatgtgacgcttggcatttagggcaaagagttcaatcttggtttcatcagaccagagaatattgcttctcatggtctgagagtcctttagtgcgttttggcaaactccaagcgggctgtcatgtgccttttactggggaatggcttccatctggccactctaccataaaggcctaaatgctggagtgctacagagatggttgtccttctggaaggttctcccatctcaacagaggaactgttgaccatcaggttcttggccacctccttgatcaaggcccttctcccccaattgctcagtttggccgggcggacagaagagacttggtggttccaaaccttttctatttaagaatgatggagggcaatgtgttcttggggaccttcaatgctgcagaaatgttttggtacctttccctagATCTGTaactcgacacaatcctttctctgagctatacggacaattcctttgacttcatgacttggtttttgctctgacatgcactgtcaactgtgtcaaccttatattgacaggtgtgtgcctttccaaatcatgtccaatcaattgaatttaccacaggtggactccaatcaagttgtagaaacatctcaaggatgatcaatggaaacaggatgcatctgagcccAATTTTGAGTCACAttgcgaagggtctgaatacttatgtaaataaggtatttctgttttttatttttaataaattaaataaaatacagtttttgctttgtcattatggggtattgtgtgtagattgatgagtaaattGTTTTatgtatccattttagaataaggctgtaaaataacaaaacgtggaaaaagtcaaggggtctgaataccttcccaaggcactgtaaatacagtaaagtacacgcACTAAAGGGTAAAAAGTttagcaaaatagtgtttttaaaCACAACCGCAAACTTTAAGGAGTAGGGCATTTAAGGAGTTGGTCTAATGGTTTTCAGTGATGTCATTGGCCTCCCCCCATGCTTGAGGAACAATAAAGAGAACAAAAAAGCAAAGGCCCCCTATGTAATGACATATccggaccacctattgagatgtgcctttagtcaagtaaatcaggtgttaaatgaggtgaaaagaAGTTTGGAGTGCCAATTTAAGTAGATGtcttttgtaaaatgttctgtgGACATAGTTAAAAGTAAGCCTTGTTCATAGAGTTGTACGGTTTGTTAAATAACTGTGCAGATGCACAATTTGTTAACAGAATGacgttctgacccactgggaatgaaagaaataaaagctgaaataaatatttctctctactattattctgacatttcacattcttaaaataaagtggtgatcctaactgacctaagacagggaatttttactaggattaaatgtcaggaattgtgaaaaactgagtttatatgtatttggctaaggtgtatgtaaacttccgacttcaactgtacatattacctaaattccTCTCGACTAAGctgtgctccctgtatatagccacgctattgttattttactgctgctctttaattatttgttacttttatttcttttttaggTCTCTTTCTTaagactgcattgttggttaagggcttgtaaagtaagcatttcactgtaaggttgtattcggcgcatgtgacaaataacatttgattttatttctttatatgaactgtaactcagtaaaatctttgaaatcgtTGCATGCtgcgcttatatttttgttcagtgtagttccaATAGGCCTACAGTGTTGTTGGATGGTTGCTTGGACAGTCGCTTAGGCTGTATTTGGCTGTTATTGTTGAAAATACTATTTCAGATGCAGCAGCTGGGttagctacttagctagctagcattgctaATATTAGCAACAATGATACAGGCTTCAATCATGAGAGACTAGTGATTTGCCTGTACATTTTCTAATAAATGTTATGTTCCAAAAGCCCAACATGTTGTTTGGACTGTTGTTAAAGACAGTCGCTTAGATAAAATGTAGCTGTTACTGTTGCAAACACTTATTTATAATTTAGCAGTcactgctagcatgctagctaaccaTCAGATACATTAACTTATGGTTAGCATTCGTTAGCATCTAAATTTGAATTATTTCTTagtgtaatgcagttgattggtgacaATGACATGCACATATATTCAGTGTGATATTCATGCAAGCATTATAATATGATTACAACCCAAAAGCAATGTGAAATGTAAACCTGCATAAATCAAGCTCAGAGCCCTGTTCGTTGTAATGCCCAATTGCAgttattgtttatttttatttttttatgatttttttaaaatctggtccatcatagcccatataaaCCGTTTTACAGTGGATTTATTACTATGTCATACCCTACAACTAGGGTCCTGAATTTTACCTTGTTAGGTTAGCCtaccagatcaggaaaaactctgggacCCAGGAAAACAGCCCCCCCACCCACCACTCTGGGACCTGTAGGGCCACCTCTGAAATTCCCACACAATGTTACAAATGAAGAAACATATCCTATAAGTATGGTCTACTATCTCAAAGTCTTGAGTTAAAATGTCTTAAAATGTTTGACATTGTATATCAACATTTTGAGATATTACCGAACATTTTATTAATTTGCGGTGGCGGGAATGGGCTTCAATAAATATCTGCtcagattcaaagatgtctgcagaaagaatgggcaGTCCGCTTTAAAGCCAACATTAGTTTGAAAAAAACTTCTGATTATCAAACTACATTAAGTGAAGTGGATTAACactggtaacagaatgacatccTGTGTCCCTGATTTATACTACACAATAATGGATACTTATGGATTTTAATGTAATTCTATTCTTGATGTTGTAGCCTGAATAGGTACAAAGAGGGAGAAATAGGTCATTTATGCTCTCATCAAGGTAATAATTTAGCAATTTGTATGGACATCTAAAAGGGTAATTAATAAAACTCaacacaatacatttattttcttGGGCTTTTAGCCTGTGATTTTCTCAAACATTTATTCCTTTTTATGTTACTACTTTACCTCCTCATAATTCTCCTTCTCCTTTGCTTTTCAGAATTTGTCAGTGGCATGGTGACAATCTGTGAATAATACATGAGTGGAATGAACGATGTACTTACTATACAAAGGAATCCATTTTTATTACAGAACTACTAGTATCAAGATGATAACAATCAATTGATTCACCCATTCAAAACTGCATTTGAGAAAGGACACACAACTGTATGTCCCTCTCCTACCAATCAGAGACCCTCTTCATTGTCAAACGCCATCAAGTGGATGTGTTGTATTCGAAATGTCCTAAGAGGGATAGATCCACCAAGATATCCCAGCCACATTTTATTATGAaggaccacacacagagagacactgtttgctttcatttgacacccaatatGCTCTTATGAACATCACATGTCGGTCCTTATGGGGTTTTATACCTACAGTTTTCAAACATGTAACGTTATAGCTACACTCTTTGTTATACGGTACTAGCACCATCTTTGGTTAAGCACTAGTAagtggctaactagctaactaaccagaTTAGTTATAGCTGGCAAACAGATGGCTTGTATAGCTAGCTACACACTCAAATAGTCATCAAATGGCAATATTATAAAGGTCATATgtttacataaatacataaaaCATATTTACCTTTCGGTAGTTAGTTACATAGACGCTTAACAGGGGTCTCGGAAAGTCGTGAAATATTATTGTGGTTGTATATACGGAAACTCGAAAAGACCAAACTACCACCGAGTTTGAAAACACTTTCCTATTTTACTACCACCTACTGGGCATACATGAAAGTGAATCCTACTGCCCAACAGTTGTGTCAGACAACGAAAAGGCCTAGCTTGAATGATTATGAAATAGAGACCAATGTACCAAGAATAACAGACCTTTAATGAGGTGGTATTGTATTACATTAGTGTTGTATTCTCAGATTTCTCAAAGCCACTGATTGTACAGACAGATGCATCGGAAACTGGAATTGGAGCTGTCCTCTCAATCAAATGGGCTCTGCAGTCCTTGAAATATTATGTTCTGGGCCGCAAGTTTGTATTACCTAGAATAAGGACACTAACGCCTGGATCACCTGGTGGTTCCTCAACCTCCAGCTTTTCCACTATTGGATCGTCCACCGTTTGGGTTCTAAACATGGTAATGCTGATGCCATATCTCATATGCATGCCATGTTTTCTTCGACCGCTCTGACCACAGGGTCAACACTGAGGGGGGAGGTATGTAGCGGTTTCAGGGTTGTGTTGTGGATGGATGTTATGTGGCTGCAaggtttctttaaaaaaattccCTGAggcagaaccatggacagctcaGGGGAAACTTGTCAGAATAGCCACACCTGTCTCCAGTTGTAATCAGAGCCAAACTGCAGACAGGTGAAACCAATCAGTTCCTCTACTTAAGCACGCCCTGGGATTTCTTACTTCGTAGTTTTTTTGACCCCGGGAGGTGAAGGAGATTATTGGAGAGAGAGCGTACAGTGGAAAAAGAGGTTATAAAGAACAAAGGAAAATATGATTTCAACACAGAATTAATTCCCAAAGACAAAGCTTGGAGGACCTTCCACTGGTGGCGAAGTGTTTactatatatattactatattgCTTTGGCTTTTGTATCTCAAGAACGCTTCCAAAGCCTGATCGTAATAAACCGGTTTAACCCTTCACTTGGACTggtgttgtgtgtttgtatgtgcctAACAAAGAACCCAGCGCCAAAAATGCTACAGTAACCTTACATCTCGTTATTTAACAGCAgccgtttttgtgacaaaactatggGTAGAATTGAAAATGCAACCAACACattgaagtagagtatattgtgatacatTGCAGGTCagactacttgcctagagagttctcagctatacttttcgtggctgtttatttaccaccactaagaccgcactcagttagctgtataaggaaataagccaacaggaaaccactcacccagacgcggcactcctagtggccggagactttaatgcagggaaacttaaatcagttctaccaaatctccatcaacatgttaaatgtgcaaccagagggaaaataattatagatcacctgtactccacacagagacgcgtacaaagctctccctcgccctccatttggtaaatccgaccacaactctatcctcctgattcctgcttacaagcaaaaattaaagcaggaagcaccagtgactcggtctataaaaaagtggtcagatgaagcagatgctaaacaacaggactgttttgctatcacagactggaacatgttccgggattcttccgatgacattgatgaatacaccacatcagtcactggctttatcaataagtgcatcgaggatgtcgtccccagagtgactgtacatacataccccaaccagaagccatggattacaggcaacattcgcactgagctaaagggtagagctgctgctttcaaggttgtcggatgtggcagggcttgcaaactattacagactacaaagggaagcacagccgcgagctgcccagtgacacgagcctaccagacgagctaaatcacttctatgcttgcttcgaggcaaataacactgaggaatgcatgagagcatcagctgttccggacgactgtgtgatcacgctctccgtagccgacgtaagacctttaaacaggtcaccatacacaaggctgcggggccagacggattaccaggacgtgtgctccgggcatgtgctgaccaactggcaggtgtctacactgacattttcaacatgtccctgattgagtctgtaataccaacatgtttcaagcagaccaccatagtccctgtgcccaagaacacaaaggtaacctgcctaaatgactacagacccgtagcactcacgtccgaagccatgaagtgctttgaaaggctggtaatggctcacatcaacaccattatcccagaaaccctagacccactccaatttgcataccgcccaaacagatccacagatgatgcaatttctattgcactccacactgccctttcccacctggacaaaaggaacacctatgtgagaatgctattcattgactacagctcagcgttcaacaccatagtaccctcaaagctcatcactaagctaaggaacctgacctaaacacctccctctgcaactggatcctggacttcctgacgggccgcccccaggtggtgagggtaggtagcaacacatctgccacgctgatcctcaacactggtcgCTCCCcagtggtgcgtgctcagtcccctcctgtactccctgttcacccacgactacatggccaggcacgactccaacaccatcattaagtttgcagacaacacaacagtggtaggcctgatcaccgacaacgacgagacagcctatatggaggaggtcagagacctggccaggtggtgccagaataacaagcTATCCCTCAATGTGACCAAGACtaatgagatgattgtggactacaggaaaaggagcaccgagcacgtccccgttctcatcgatggggctatagtggagcgggttgagagcttcaaattccttggtgtccacatcaacaacaaattagaatggtccaaacacaccaagacagtcgtgaagagggcacgacaaagcctattcccccacaggaaactaaaaagatttggcatgggtcctgagatcctcaaaaggttctacagctgcaacatcgagagcatcctgaccggttgcatcactgcctggtacggcaattgctcggccgcaaggcacttcagagggtagtgcgtacggcccagtacatcactggggcaaagctgcctgccatccaggacctctacactaggcggtgtcagaggaaggccctgaaaattgtcaaagaccccagccaccccagtcatagactgttctctctactaccgcatggcaagcggtaccggagtgccaagtctaggacaaaaaggcttctcaacagtttttacccccaagccataagactcctgaacaggtaaccaaatggttacccggactatttgcattgtgtgcccccctactctctgtttatcttatatgcatagtcactttaactatacattcatgtacttaCTACCTCAATtgtcccgaccaaccagtgctcccgcacattggctaactgggctatctgcattgtgtcccaccatccgccaacccctctttttacgctactgctactctctgttcatcataaatgcatagtcactttaaccatacctacatgtacatactacctcaataagcctgactaaccggtgtctgtatatagccttgctactgttattttcaaatgtctttttactgttgttttatttctttacttacctacacacacacacacacacaaacaccttttttttcgcactattggttagagcctgtaagtaagcatttcactgtaggcttttctactgttgtattcggcgcacgtgacaaataaactttgatttgacttttcgattattcttttttttaattcGGTACATGAAGATTTGTGTGAAACGACATTTTGTGTGCAAAAGTACATTTGGTGGAAACATGCTCATAAAGGTTCAACAACATTCGCATGAAAATCtatcaccaattggatggaaacctagctaatggCACCAATGTTGATATTAGCTAAAGGGCCATTCCATAGTAACAGGATTATACTGAGACTCATATTGTTTACTTTGAAATGAATGTCAAACAAAAACAATTCAAGTTTAAGTAAATGTGTTTCTGTCATGTTTTCAGTGGACAGTGTTTAAAGTAGGCTACATATTCCTTGTTCAAAAAGTTGTATGGCTTGTTAAAGAACTGTGCAGACACAAACTACTTTAAGTGAAGTGGATTCATACCCGGTAAGAGAATGACATCCTGGGTCCCTGAtttgtactacacagaaatgcataattatataTTTGAATGTCATTCTATTCATGATGATGTAGCCTAAATAGTTAGAGGTAAAAATTAGGTATGCTCTCATCAAAGGTCATGTCATCTTATGGACCTTTGAAAGGGTAAtagattgtatttattttttttactcacAAAGCATTAACCTACATTTTCTTCTCTTAGTCTATTGTGTTTTTCAGAATTTGTCAGTGGCATGGTGACACCTGTGAATAATACATCTGAGTGAAAAGACGGACAATTGAATGAATCTTTATTACAACACTACTATCAATATATTTACCCTCAATTGATTCATCCCTTCAAGAACTGCATTTGAAACATACAACTATGTGTTCTTCCTTGCCAATCAATGAACCGAAGTCAAACGCTTTCAAATAGAGGTGGATTAGAAATGTCCAAAGAGGGACAGATCCACAAAGATATCCCAGCTACATTTTAttataacagaacacacacagacaaacagacactctTAGCTTTTATTTGACACCCAACTTGATGCTcgtatgaacttcacatgttggtccACATGGGTCTTTAGACAGTTTCAAACATACATAGCTAGCTACTCTCTTTGTTATACCGTACTAGCACCCTATTTGAAACGACTAGTAACGCTATGTGGAATTGCCCTAATTTATTCTATCTGGCAAACATAAGGCTTGTATAGTCAGCTACACACCCAATTTGTCCTCAAATGGCTTTATAAAGCTcatgtttaaatatatatatatatatatatatacacacagaaataTCTTTACCTTTAGCTAGTTACATGGATGATTTTCAGGAGTATCGGAGAGTCAGCTAATATTATTCTGGTTGCACATACATAATCTCGAAAAGTAGAAAGTACCACTCCGTGTAAAAATACTTTCCTATTTTACTGCCACCTAATGGGCATACATGAAAGTGAATTCTACTCCCCTACAGTCATCAGAGAACAAAAAGGCCTGTCTCTTAAATGATTTTGAACTAGAGATAAATGTACCAAGAAGAACAGACTTATAATGAGATGGCATTATAGTACATTATTATATCATTCGTAATATGTTATTTATTCCCATCCTCTGACAGCACACTAAATATCATATCTGTACTTCTACAGATGGGGGTGCATTACAATTTTGCTCTGTCTTCATACAGAATCGTTGGTGACGTTTTAAGTTCCCATCATGGTTGAACCCTTTCCCACAGTTAGCGCAGACCACTGTTTTGGTTCTATTGTGAATGAGGAGATGGGTTTTCAGGTGAGCCGCTCTGAAGAAACTCTTGTCACACTGAGTGCAATGAAACGTCTTCTTCCCTGTGTGGCTCTGCTGGTGGCGTTTAAAGTTCCCCCTTAGGCTAAAGCTCTGTCCACACTCAGAGCAGTGATAAGGCCTCTCTCCGCTGTGTGTCCGTTGGTGGTACGTCAATTCCCATTTTCTACCGAAACATTTTTCACATTGGGGGCAACTAAACGGTTTCTCCCCTGTATGTGTCAACTgatgtcttctgagatctctggAAAAGCCGAAACATTTGTCACAATGAGAGCACTGATAAGGCTTAGGCTTTTCTActttgtgtgttttctggtgtgcATTGAAGGCTTCCAGCTGGCCGGAGGACTTCTTACACTCGTGGACATCATAGGACCTCTGTCCAGTGTGGGTCTCCCTTGTATGTGTCAACTGATGTCTCTTAAGATCTCTGGAAAAGGCAAAACTTTTGTCACACTGAGAGCACcgataaggcttttctcctgtatgGGTTTTCTGGTGTGCTTTTAGAGTTTCCGTCCGGTAGAATGACTTCTTACACCTGAGGCAATCATACGGCCTCTCTT
Proteins encoded:
- the LOC106613939 gene encoding gastrula zinc finger protein XlCGF17.1 isoform X2; translation: MKTHQKSHTGEKPYHCADCGNNYVFADSLKKHRCRKGLRRQTHLTSYEMIPTVERPYTCVQCGKGYRFQTQLTSHEKSHTGERPYKCSQCGNEYRRPAHLKRHQMTHTEERPYDCLRCKKSFYRTETLKAHQKTHTGEKPYRCSQCDKSFAFSRDLKRHQLTHTRETHTGQRSYDVHECKKSSGQLEAFNAHQKTHKVEKPKPYQCSHCDKCFGFSRDLRRHQLTHTGEKPFSCPQCEKCFGRKWELTYHQRTHSGERPYHCSECGQSFSLRGNFKRHQQSHTGKKTFHCTQCDKSFFRAAHLKTHLLIHNRTKTVVCANCGKGFNHDGNLKRHQRFCMKTEQNCNAPPSVEVQI